The sequence below is a genomic window from Alligator mississippiensis isolate rAllMis1 chromosome 16, rAllMis1, whole genome shotgun sequence.
GGGTTCAACAGGGGAGGCTGGTGCGAAGCGAGTTTGCGAGGCCTCAGCTCCCCTTGGGATGGGCCCCGGGGGCTGCACCTACCCTGGATGGACGGACCCCCATTCGCTTGACCTAAGACCCCCCGCCCGGCTCCCGCCGTGGCAGCAAAGCGGCAGAGTCCCCTGCTCCCGGCCTCCACCCCCGCATGTCTCgctgccttttctccctccccGCTCGCCCCTGGACAATATTAAAGCACTTAATCCACTCGGCGGGTCCTTGAgcttggctgccaggcagctgagaGCCATCGGCTTCATTAGGTGCTTTGATGAGCTGAAGTGCCTGGATCGCGCACGTGGCGGCCGTGCCGGCGCACCTTTGCACCGGGCTCGCTCGGCTCGGGGCTGCAgcgggagggattggggggaggTTAGGCCTGGGAGATCCCgtctcagggctccctgcctccctgccaggaagaCGAGCCATGCATCTCTGCACGGGCCGGCTGCAAATGCAAGACTCATCGTCCCCGCGCTGTGCAGAGCCACGCCTGGAGGAAGAGACAGGGCTGGGACCCGTGGTGCCTTGGCCTGGGTCCTGCCTGCCGCTCccttggcagcagctgggcttACCTGGATCTCTGTACGGAGAAGGGCCAGGGAGGGTCaagccttccccagcccctgcttgagGCCATGTCATCCTCGTGCAGACAGGCTTGTCACTTCGTGCCATCCAGGGGACGTCAGGGCGAGATCACGTCTGGCACGAGCAGCTCTTGGGATGGCTCAGGCTTGATCCGTCCAGCGggcagagagggaaggcaggggctgggggctatTCGGTGCCAAGCGGGGTCGGAGCACGCCCGGGAGGCTGAGCCAGGCCAAGCTGGAACCACGGAAAAAGCCAGCGGCAGCTGTGTTAGGAGGAATACGGCTCGGCTGCTGAAGTCTATATTTGGGAGGTTTCTAGCGCCTGCAATGAATGAATTGTGACAGCTGAGCTGGTATAAAAGGAGACAGCAGGTCTCGGGCACCTCATTCCCAGCCCGGAGCCAGCCGCGCAGGCCAGGAGCTAGGACCTGCCTGCTGGGGGACACTGCCTCCCCACGGGGCTCCCGGGGACCGTCCAGCCACAGGTAGGCACGGCGGGCAGGGGCGTCTGCGCTGATCGGGGCAGGGAGTTTGCACCCTCgagagggaaggactggagccaAGCGCCAGTGTCATAGGCAGGCAGGATATTTCTCCTTCGCTGCATCCGGATGGCGGGGCACCCACGGGCGGTGCCCCGCTGGGCTCCTGGCCTCCCCGGCAGCGCAGCggggggctggcagagttcccgTCCTGCTCCCCCCAACTCCCGTCCTCGGTCCCCACGCTGAAGTTGGCTGGAGATCGGCACCGCCGAGGGAAGCCACGGCCCAGGTGCCAGCTGGGAAGCCCACCCGGCAAAGCCAGCCACAGGTGCCCGGTGACAAACTTCGTGCCGGTTCTGGAAAGCAGGGGCTGTGCGTGCCAAGGGGATACCCCAGGCTCTGGGGGGGAGACCTGGGGGGCTGATCCCTGACCCCCCATGGGGCCCTGTAGGGAAAGGCTAACTAGGTACCTCCGGTTAACCCTTCCACTGCTGGCCATCCAAAGGCTGGCATCTCTCATCCGACGGTCCCAAAACACCCATGCAAGGACTTGCCACCTGGCTGTCCCCGGAGAGCCCAGAGGATAGGCTGGGGTGTCCCGGGGGAACCAGAGGGGCACAGCAGGTGCCCAATGGCAGGGACCTggctggcagtgcagccctgcagGTGCTCTGTGCCCGGGGTCACCTCCAGCATGCAAGGACCGTGGGGCTATGCCTGGCTGGGTGCAAGGGCGGAGGGGCAACAGAGCCCACCCCGcgccccttctccagcccccagctgctctgcagtggctgcttcccctcctctccctgcccccagtatggatttgtggaggggctggcatgGGACTAGAGGCATccctgggctccagctcctgggaaAGAAGTTAAACAAGGCAGGAGGTTTGGCTTCCCCCAGGCgctcggggctgcagggctgggaagggcagggcaTCGCTGCCAAAGCCAGGCCAGAGcaaggggggccagcagggaccccCCTCGCCCCCTAGATCTGCACAGACCCTGCCGCCTTTGCTGACTGCGCATCCCGGGAGGATCGGAGTAAATCAAAGccgacccccttcccccccagcccggcCCTCGCAGGGCTGAGCCGGTGACTCGGCCGAGCTGCGCGcgcctgccccccaacccaccGCCAACACGAGTCTTCTGGTCTCAGCCCAGACGGCGATGGGCTGAAgttggcggggtggggaggggggtgcatagcccagctggggtgagctTGGGTGGATCCTCAGCCCCCCGCAGGCATGGGGGCGGCTactgcctgagctgggggagcagccgggCAGGGAGGTGGTGCCAGACGGCTGCACCTCCCATGCGCTGAcccccaggacagggctgggctcctTGTGCTCTCTGGCAGGGCCGGGCACCACCCCAGACGCCCCAGCTAGGCTGGACAGGTGCCCCGTGGGAAGGGCCCGATCCTTCCCGATCCCCACCCAGGTCAGGTTGGGGCCCCGATCCGGCCGTGGCCACGACTGCCACGGATGAAGCCCTGCCCTGTCCTTGTTTATCTTGCAGAGGGGGAGCGCCGGGTGCCCGcggcccctgccccatcccctgcgccCGCAGCATGTGGCTCTTTGAGCGGATCCGCGGCTCGGTGGAGAACGGGGCGGCCCGGGCGGGCGAGGCGGGGGACAAGCAGGCCAAGGGCCCCCTGTACAGCAACGTGCTGACCCCCGACAAGATCCCCGACTTCTTCATCCCGCCCAAGCTGGCCACTGTGCCACCCGAGGCCGAGGGGGCGGAGGCCAAGGCCAAGGCTGGACTCAGCACCTCGGCCTCCGAGCAGAACCTGTCGGCCCGCAAGCCCCAGCGCAGCCCACGGCTCCCGGCCAAGGCCGCCTCGGAGAGCAAGAACCTGCTGAAGGCAGCCAGCCGGCACATCATCCAGATCGAGAGCGCCGACGAGTGGGCCGACGAGGAGGACTTCAGCACCAACGCCGACCCGCAAGCCCAGACGGCCATGTCCCTGCCCTACGTGCCCAAGGCGCAGACCTCCTACGGCTTCGCCACGCTCATGGAGAGCCCGCACACGCGGCGCAAGGAGTCGCTCTTCCACAGCGAGCACGGCAGCCTGTGCCAGGCTCAGACGACCTCCCCCAGCGCCCAGCgccgggcagggggcaaggtGAACGGGGACGGCGCCCATCTCACCCCCTCCGACACGGGGGCATCGCTCATGAACCCCTACCGCTACTTCAGCGGGGGCGAGAGCGACACCTGCTCCTCGGCCGAGTCCTCGCCCTTCGGCTCCCCGCTGCTGTCCCGCTCCGTGTCCCTGCTCAAGCTCTTCGGCCAGGAGAGCCAGGCCAAGGTGATCAAGCTCAAGCACTCGGTGGCTCGCAACAGCTCCCTCTCCACCGACGACAGCTCGGCcgacaccagccccagctcccagcgccGCCTGCGCTGTGCCACCCCCCCGACCCAGCCGCCGGCGCCCCCGGAGCCCCCGGGGCCCGAGCGGCAGCAGAGGGAGCACACGCTGAGCCTGAGCAAGGGGGGCAGCCTGCGGCTGACGGCCGAGTACGACGCAGCCCGGGCCCGGCTGCGGGTGCGGGTGATCGCGGCCGAGGAGCTGTACGACAAGCTGTGGGATGCCCGTAGCATCAACTGCTGCGTGGGGCTGCACCTGAACCCGGGCAAGCTGCAGAAGCAGCGCAGCACCATCATCAAGAACAGCCGCAACCCCGTCTTCAACGAGGACTTCTTCTTCGACGGCCTGGGCATCAGCGCTGCCCGCAAGATGTCCCTCAAGGTCAAGGTGGTCAACCGGGGGGGCAGCCTCAAGCGGGACACGCTGCTGGGCGAGAGGGAGCTGCCCctcacctccctgctgcccttctgaTGAGCCTCGTGGCTGCCCCGTCCCGCCCCGCTCGCCCCGCCAGCGCCCGACGGGCATCAGAAGCCTCCCCCAGGGGCGGGGAGGCGTCCGATGCTTCCCGGATCGGTCCCCTTGGCCGAtgtggagcagccccctgcaccagcctcCTTGAGAGCTAGCGGCTGGCTTCTCTAGACGGGGTGGGCGAGGGGTGACGGGGATGAGACCGAGGGGTCCCTTGTGGGGAAAGGAGTGATTTGGGCCAGACCCAGTGTCCCGCCTGGCTTTCACCGTGCCTCGGGTTTGTCCTGTGCCAGCTGCTCCCAGAGGACTCAAACGGGCTGTGGGCGGGTGGCGTTGGAGGGTAGATTCAGCCCACACGGTGCAGTACAGAtgccccggggctggggccgtGGAAGCACTGATCTGGCCGTGAGCTGCGGCAATGGGAGGGGGTGATgctgtaggggtgggggaggcaattGGTGCCCCTGCAGACCCCTTCTGCCTCatctctgcccacccccttccagccccctggGGAGGGACTCACTGCCGGGCCCCGCAGCATTTgcacttgcctgcaaagccccatGTCCTTGAGTCAGGGGATGACACAGTAGCTTTGGGCTGCTTCCCACCCCAGGCTGCTTCcagcctctgcagctgcagagcaaatCTCGAggtcctgctgcaggggcagggcccagaaAGCAAATCAAGGGCAGCCCAAACAGCTCCCTTGTGGGTTTTTAAGCCAACTTTGTGCTCTTTTCAGGCCGGGGTTCTGATCTGCGAAtgccggggagggggtgggaagggtgaCAGGGCGTCtgcacccctcccagctccatgcccaaCCCAGAGGTCCCTGGGGATGGCTTCTCCTCTCCCAGACAATGTGCAATGTTCCCGGGGAGCCCGATCCTGAACCAGGTTCATCCCATCTCTCAcagcagcctctgaatcagacccCTCGAAGCGCCTTGGGCCCCGGACCTCTGTTCTCAGGTTGCTGCGGAAAAGAGATGGCTGCCCCCCAGCAGGCACTGCATCTCCTCTCCGCTCCGCGGGCCCCTTCCTTTGTCTGCTGCTAGGAAAGCTCATGTCTCGGCCCCCACTTCTCTGAGCCCAGACGCTGCATTGAACCCCGCCGTAGGATTCCCAGCTTGCCGGCCGCCCAAAGCACCAGGGCCAGCCAACCTGGGGTGGATCCGGTCACAACCCCGCTAGCTTGGGGCTGGGAAGTGAAGCCCGGGACCCAGCCTGACCTCACCTGGGAGCactgtggggagagagggggtggctgAGTGTAAGGGAGCATTAATGGAGCTCGATTTGCCTCCCGGTTGATAACCTTCTTTGGGAGCAGAGCCTGGCGCACGGCAGGCAGAGCTTCACAcgcagctggagctgcctgcaggttAATTTAGCAAAGGCTGGAGTAGCGGGGGGCGTTTGAACCAGCCTCTCTGCAGAAACCAAAGGGGCTGAGCAACACCCCAGCTCCGCAGGCACCAGATCCTGGGGGATGAACCCCCACAGAAAACCCTCctggcctttttttcccccccccccccgtttcctTGTTCACATCGCGCAGCAGGAATTGGGgctgacagcaggcagctggcgcgCAGCggccctcctctcctccccgGTCCTGCTAGGAATCGGGTGCGTTTTCACTGCCGACTCATTTGAATAATCAAATCAGACAATGGGCTGACACTGAGCCGGTGGGGGATGGTGGGGAGCGCATctttccagcctggccctgcctcgCCGGGAGATCTTCGCCGTCCATCGCTGACGGCTGCCGCAGTGTCCCGAGAGCCCCTGTCCCTTTGGGGGCAAGCAGACGCCGGCCATTGGGGaaggccaggggggctgctgATGGTTCCCCGTTGCCTTGTGCATCTTGGGGGGGCAAATGGATGTCTTTCATCATCTCCCCCTGGACACGGCTTTGCAACCAGAAGGCAGCCAAACCCAGAAGGGATATATAGGGCCCATCATCTGGACCGGGAGGGGGGCTGGAACAACCAAGCCCCTTTTTTCTCCATTGCTCTCTGCGATGCTCACACTGCATCAGGTCCTCCGCGTGTCTGGGGAGAGGGCtacaccagccccccccccccatccacacacaacacacacacacatacacacacgccgATCGCAGGTCCCTTTCTGTGTGCTAACCTTTGCTGGCGGCGTGTGCTGCTACTTCTCTGCACCGTGCGGCAGATGGTCGCTGCAGAGATTTCAGTGCAAGCTATTTATATTTGGAGCTGATCTTTCCCACTGTATTTTACTTCTGGGTGTAAATatggttttttgggggtgggggggcgcgcgCAAGGCAGGGGTTTTAATCTTTCAATATTTGCATGGCATGTcgtaggtgggggagggggggagggggaagcgtAATATCCGTAGGTTCGTTACCGGGTCGtttggttttgattttgttttccgAGCTTGTGAGTTTAAAACCAAAAAGCAGAACAAGAAAGCGGCAGAAAGAGAGGCATGCGACGAGGAGAGGCTGGAAACGCAGGACTGCTAGCAGGTGGATTGGTGGAGCCTTTATAGCTGCTCTCCATCTCACAAAGCAGCCTTGGCAAGAGCTTCGCCCACCTGTTAGGTGTCTAAGCGCTGTCCTATTCCACCCAGCTTGAGGTGCTTTGCACCGGTCCCCGAAACAGGTGCCGCGTGGCCTTCAGGCGGGGAGGGTGCCCGACCGACCAGTGGCTCCCGGGAGGATCTGCAGAAGGGGGCCAGCTGCTTTCTGATAGAGGTTTCCATTACTCCCGGTCCTGGGGTCGGCTGAAGTTTGCTCCCACCAGACCCTCTGGCCTTGGCCCCAGCGGGGaacttcaggggcctgatcaaaGACTGGCTGGTTGGAGGCGATGAATGCAGGACGGTGCCGCAGCTCGGGGGCTGTTCTCGCCCCTCTGAGAGGTGCCGTGCAGGGCCTCTTCCCAAGCCGGCTGCATCGAGGGAAAGCCTTCCCTCTGCATCCGGGGGGTTGGCTCGAGGCACAAGGTCAAAGGGATCTGGGGCGCATTTACAGCGGGGTCTGCTCCAGACCCACTCATCCATCCTGTTCCTACGCAATTGCAGAGCCCGGCTGGTCCCGAAGTGCCCGTCTCCTTGCCCTCGATCCCAGGAGCACTGGGAAAAGGGAGTAGATATACATCCACTTGGTCCCCTGCCAGAGTCAGGTCCCTGCCACGGAGCTTCATCCATCCCAGCCTTTGAGTGTTGATAGGCTTCCGGCATCTGCTGCTAATGAATTCATTTGCTAATGCGTTGATTTGCGTTCCCTTGATTTAGAAACATCTCTAACGAGGCGCGCCGAGCTACTTGCCTGGTGGAGTTAATCATGTTCAAATCCTTCGCAGGAGATGCACCTCGTTATGGAGGCACCCTGCTTTGCAAGAGGACGCCAAAGGGGCTCTCCCCACCCACGGCCACGCGTGCTCCTCTGTGTGGTCGGTGCGCAAAGCCGACAGGTGTTCGAGGAGAACCGGGGATGCGAAGGGGTTGTCGGGCAGGCGGGGAGCTGGCCAATTTAGGCATATGTGGTCTATTAGATGAGCCTGGACAGCTGCCTTGGGTTAGGACCACTGTGCTTCAAAGCAATTGGCTTGCTTTGGGGCCCAGATCATGCATCTGCTTCGGACCCTGGAAGCCCCATGGGTGCCAGCTGAGCGCTGGCTAGGGTTGTGTCTGTCTAGGAGAGCTGGGGGTTGCCCCAATTTTTGGTGCATCTGGTGGAGCAGGATCGGCGCAGGCCCAGGTGACGTGAGGCCGAGCTGTGACGGGCAGAAGGGCCTTTTCCGCAGGGCTTGGGGTTTTGCTGCAATTGCAGGGGAGAGTGTGCTCAGTCCCGGGCCAGACCCGTCAGCCCCATGGTGGGATAATTCTCCTCCCGGTTGCAAGACCCGGTTTGTGACTTTCGAAGGGGACGTCCCTGTCTGCTCAGGAGGCAAAGTCATCACCAGGAGCCTCAAGCTCAGCCTGGTCAACAGGGGAGaacctgctctgccctccccagggCTAAGGGTAGGGGCTGGGTCGGCTTCCCTCGGAGATCCATGGAAGGCAAATCAAGCCCCAATCGCAGCGGCTTCACTGGCGTTCCTCTGCCTCGACACCGCTGGAGCTGAGATCCTGGCCCTGAGGACAGGATCTCAGCTCTTGGCTATATCTGTGCAAATATCCTGGGCACCAGAGCCTGGTTTTCAGCCTTTTAGTGACTCCAAAGCAATGGAGCAATGGTCTTGGAAGTGCAGCCGAAGTCAACCGAGTCACAGATGAGAGCAGGAGCCCTCCCCGAgctccctgggagtgcacgcagttCTGGGGGACTCGTGATGGCGCCAGGCACCGATTGATGGAGCAGAGTCCTGCGGACGGTGGCTCGAAAGATTAACGAGGAGGTTAATTAGTGATGGGAGGGCTTGTGCGGGCATGGCCTGGTGCTTAGAGACACCCTTTCTAGAGCGCTGCTGATGGATGTTGCCGACACGGTCTCTACCCTGTCCCAATTCAATCCTAATGCACCGTGTTTGGCACCGGGCTTGCATGCCAGAGCTCGCAGGGCCTGCAGATAGGGCGATACACGCAGGGAGCTGCGGAGCTGCTTGGCCAGAGGGACTCAGCTCCATCCTGcgagtggctggggctgggagcggggCTCTCCTCCACTGGGCTGCACGGGGAGTTTTGCTTGCATGGCATCTGCAGCTGCATCGGGCTGTTTGGGTCTCCTGATCGCGGCTCCAGTCCGGCGTTTGTACCTCGAGGGCCAGCCCGGAGCCAGAGATACCAATCCAGATGGATCCCAGGGCAGGAGGATGAGACTGGATCCCAAACCCCAGGACTCTCACCACCGCAGCTAAAGGGTGAGGACGTGAGGAGCCCTGTTCCCGGTTGGCCCGTGGAAGTTCGGACACCCAATCCGAGGTGGTTTTGCAGCAAAatgagggcttttttttaatgaatcaaGATCAGGTGTTTCCCTGATGCTGACGCATCAGTCCAGCCTGAGCTCTTGATGGGCAGGGTGCTGATGTCCGGGGCGACCTCTCCCGTCGCAGCCAGCGGAAAAGAGACAGGCTCGAACAACAAGCCCTTTGATCTGCTCTTGGGTGGTTTCGACACCATCCCGCTCCGCAGACTCCCTCGACAGCTTGCAGCTTTTCCTGCCAGCGGCAAACAAAACCTGCTGGGGAGTTTTGACATCTCGAGCATTGTCCCGAAATGGGCCTGTCAGTCTCCAGCTGACTTTGCTTTCCCTGATGCTAGCgcccccagggctgctcttgctCTCCGCGGGGTGGGAAATGCTTTGGAAAGGTTTCTTTTGCtgacagggctgcagctgtgaaggAGTCGAAAGGGAACGGGCTTTCCCAGCCGCGTGCCAGGGTTTGTGATCTTGGGCCAAGCCCCTAAGCCGATGCTGGcccctcttggaaaatgccagctctttgctttccttCTCGCCGATGGAAAGGAGAtcaagcaattcttctgttgcgaaGCACTCAGCCTGACCACATCGGGGAAGACGGTTTGTGATGCTCCGGATGGTGCTTGCACTTATCTCGTGAATTAAGCATTTGCACACCGCACAGTGCTGCTAtttcacagcacccttcaaaggacctCAAGGCCCTCCCCCCCGGGTGCTGCAGCACCCGGCTGAGAATCACCGCTCTAGCAGAAGCAGAGCTGTGCAAATGAAGCGCTCAAGAAATGATTCTGCTCAAGATCGGGTCTGGTCTGGTTTTACCCCCAGTATTTTGCTTCTTCCCAGAGCAGCCGAACAGCAATGTCACGTTCCTAGTCAAACCTTCAGACATCCATGTTTCATGAACCACATCCTGCAGGGCTAAACAGCACGCAGTCAAAACCTCAATCGCTGAAGATGCCGGCTACAGCAGCATGGGTATTTCTTGCCAATAGTTCCtttttgcagggggaggagggagcaaatTCAGATGCATTGAGACCAAACACCTGGCCTTAATCTCCGTTGAGTTTCTCAGCTTGGAAAACAGGCAGACGTGGCCGGGAAACTCCCGTTTGCAGTATTTTTGACGTGGCGGGGGGAGAAAAAAGATCCGGTTCAAGCAGGGCTTCAAATAGCTTCATTTTGGAAGCTGAGCTCATGATCGTCCATAAAAGATCAGGAAAGGTCCACGCTGAGACGCAACGTGGCAGAGTCGGTGGGACAAAGCCGCGTGATGGGCGCCAACGGAGTCCTTCCTCGGACGGTGGGATCAGGAACGTGGCGGGAACTGGGATGGGGCAAACGTTCCCGGCGTTGTGACATCCCCAGCAGAGATTTGCTTTTCATCCTCTGActgtgcagtggggcaggagagACCGCTTCGCCCTGGCTCTGCAagcccccagctcttcccacccCGCCACCAGCCGTCCGCCCAAACAAGCACATTCCCAAATCCCTGGTCCTCCAGGCAGCCCGACAGCAGAGCTCCTGCGTTTAGG
It includes:
- the C2CD4C gene encoding C2 calcium-dependent domain-containing protein 4C, giving the protein MWLFERIRGSVENGAARAGEAGDKQAKGPLYSNVLTPDKIPDFFIPPKLATVPPEAEGAEAKAKAGLSTSASEQNLSARKPQRSPRLPAKAASESKNLLKAASRHIIQIESADEWADEEDFSTNADPQAQTAMSLPYVPKAQTSYGFATLMESPHTRRKESLFHSEHGSLCQAQTTSPSAQRRAGGKVNGDGAHLTPSDTGASLMNPYRYFSGGESDTCSSAESSPFGSPLLSRSVSLLKLFGQESQAKVIKLKHSVARNSSLSTDDSSADTSPSSQRRLRCATPPTQPPAPPEPPGPERQQREHTLSLSKGGSLRLTAEYDAARARLRVRVIAAEELYDKLWDARSINCCVGLHLNPGKLQKQRSTIIKNSRNPVFNEDFFFDGLGISAARKMSLKVKVVNRGGSLKRDTLLGERELPLTSLLPF